From one Paenibacillus sp. FSL K6-1330 genomic stretch:
- a CDS encoding helix-turn-helix domain-containing protein — translation MVEMEHIVQKLEQTLGTSLGLKTLNAQEAAWLTKLIATSPPFGDRMGHEERAQGTSSREENRTSHQSRRVHGAYVHKDLGEIWIPVNQQDPSRVIVANQSALTESEIGLITLLLSSLQDTTPGVVSKSAGKVEEERRAQQLGGWLKERLQAGELLAELPEEMWIRTSLTEDMVPFLLIHESEHAPTPSYKALHRLLRSYFGGDIILVPLLDKEWIILANQELLDGITTDDKDDASVEGDQDLLSLFCMGLYELISTEWVGDFHISAIPAVNALHALPQTVSMLRETMTIGRTFQVKEHIHLSTGLHLERLVYSIPEYQRNQFLREYAAGHTDLFEDSETLSTLESFFELDCNVSETAKHLYIHRNTLLYRLDKIKQETGLDVRSFSDAVLVKITLLLYKVTKRK, via the coding sequence ATGGTGGAGATGGAGCACATCGTTCAGAAACTAGAGCAGACCTTGGGTACCTCACTCGGTTTAAAAACATTGAATGCTCAGGAAGCAGCATGGTTAACAAAACTAATAGCGACCTCACCGCCATTCGGTGATCGGATGGGTCATGAGGAAAGAGCCCAGGGGACTAGTAGCCGTGAAGAAAACAGAACCTCACACCAATCACGAAGGGTTCACGGCGCCTATGTGCACAAGGACCTTGGTGAGATTTGGATTCCTGTGAATCAACAGGATCCTAGTCGGGTAATTGTAGCGAATCAGAGTGCTTTGACGGAGTCCGAGATTGGGCTTATAACTCTACTATTGTCGAGCCTTCAGGATACGACACCAGGGGTAGTGTCCAAGAGTGCCGGTAAGGTTGAAGAAGAACGACGCGCCCAACAGTTGGGTGGTTGGTTAAAGGAACGCCTGCAAGCCGGTGAACTGCTTGCTGAATTACCAGAGGAAATGTGGATTCGGACAAGCTTGACGGAGGACATGGTTCCCTTTCTTCTTATTCATGAGAGCGAGCACGCCCCTACTCCAAGTTATAAGGCACTGCATCGGTTATTGCGCAGCTATTTTGGCGGGGACATCATTCTGGTGCCACTGCTTGATAAGGAATGGATTATCCTAGCGAACCAGGAATTGCTGGACGGTATAACGACGGATGATAAAGATGATGCTTCGGTGGAAGGCGATCAAGATTTACTCTCCTTATTCTGCATGGGGCTCTACGAGCTGATTTCAACGGAATGGGTGGGGGATTTCCATATCTCGGCGATACCGGCAGTTAATGCCCTGCATGCTCTGCCACAGACCGTTAGCATGTTAAGAGAGACCATGACCATCGGCCGTACATTCCAGGTAAAGGAACATATCCATCTGTCGACCGGGCTTCATCTGGAGCGCCTGGTCTATAGCATTCCCGAGTACCAACGCAATCAATTTCTGCGAGAGTACGCTGCCGGACATACCGATTTATTCGAGGATAGTGAGACCTTGTCAACGCTGGAGTCTTTTTTCGAATTGGATTGTAACGTGAGCGAGACGGCCAAGCACCTATATATTCACCGTAACACGCTGCTATACCGCCTGGATAAGATCAAACAGGAGACGGGGCTTGATGTTCGCAGCTTCAGTGATGCGGTTTTAGTGAAAATAACGCTTCTATTGTATAAAGTGACGAAAAGGAAATAG